A DNA window from Planctomycetota bacterium contains the following coding sequences:
- the genX gene encoding EF-P lysine aminoacylase GenX codes for MRDGPRSASETHDLLRRRAALRAALRRLFDERGFVEVDTPVLSAEVVPEAHIDPFVLHPDGPGAAPAYLQTSPEALMKRLLARGAGPIYQFARAFRAGERGARHDVEFVLLEWYAPGTTLDDSAELVAALCTTALETAGIERIGCAEAFGHHAGVDPFTATPADWEAAAARLGIAAPHGHAPDGDGWFELLLAEAVAPRLGHDRPTLLEGWPASQGALARLDPADPRRALRFELFVAGVELANGWEEEPSREELARRIDSANRTRAASGREPLPVPQRLLAAHGADMPRGTGAALGFDRLAMLAAGADGIDAARCFSSRDA; via the coding sequence GTGCGCGACGGCCCGCGTTCCGCGTCTGAAACCCACGACCTGCTCCGCCGCCGCGCCGCCCTGCGCGCCGCGCTGCGCCGGTTGTTCGACGAGCGCGGCTTCGTCGAGGTCGACACGCCGGTGCTCTCCGCCGAGGTCGTGCCCGAAGCCCACATCGATCCGTTCGTCCTCCACCCCGACGGGCCCGGGGCGGCGCCGGCCTACCTCCAGACCAGCCCCGAAGCCCTCATGAAGCGGCTGCTGGCGCGGGGCGCGGGACCGATCTACCAGTTCGCCCGCGCGTTCCGCGCCGGTGAGCGGGGCGCCCGCCACGACGTCGAGTTCGTGCTGCTCGAGTGGTACGCCCCCGGCACCACGCTCGACGACTCGGCCGAACTGGTCGCGGCGCTGTGCACGACCGCGTTGGAAACGGCGGGAATCGAGCGGATCGGCTGCGCCGAGGCGTTCGGCCATCATGCCGGCGTCGATCCGTTCACGGCCACGCCCGCCGACTGGGAAGCGGCCGCGGCGCGGCTGGGCATCGCCGCCCCCCACGGTCACGCCCCCGACGGCGACGGCTGGTTCGAACTGCTGCTCGCCGAGGCGGTCGCCCCGCGGCTCGGCCATGACCGGCCAACCCTCCTCGAGGGCTGGCCGGCGAGCCAGGGGGCGCTGGCCCGGCTCGATCCCGCCGATCCGCGTCGGGCACTGCGCTTCGAACTGTTCGTCGCCGGCGTCGAGTTGGCAAACGGCTGGGAGGAGGAACCGTCGCGCGAGGAACTGGCCCGGCGCATCGACTCGGCCAACCGGACCCGCGCTGCCAGCGGTCGGGAACCCCTTCCCGTCCCGCAGCGGCTCCTCGCCGCCCACGGCGCCGACATGCCCAGGGGAACCGGCGCCGCCCTCGGCTTCGATCGCCTCGCGATGCTCGCCGCCGGTGCCGATGGCATCGACGCCGCCCGCTGCTTCTCGTCGCGCGACGCCTGA
- the hisF gene encoding imidazole glycerol phosphate synthase subunit HisF: MLARRVIPCLDVDRGRVVKGTRFVDLVDAGDPVAVAARYEAEGADELVFLDITASHEGRAIMLDVVRRVAESVFMPFTVGGGIRTLDDACRLVQAGAEKVSINSAAVRTPDLIAAVADRLGSCATVVNIDPKRVRRGDGSEAWEVFISGGREPTGLDAVSWARRVEQLGAGEIVLTCMDRDGTRDGYDLEITAAVSRAVRIPVVASGGAGAPEHLAAAVTEGGADAALAAGIFHFGQCTIRDVKELFLARGIPVRPPAAP, encoded by the coding sequence ATGCTCGCGCGCCGCGTGATCCCCTGCCTCGACGTCGACCGGGGGCGCGTCGTCAAAGGGACGCGGTTCGTCGATCTCGTCGACGCCGGGGATCCGGTCGCCGTCGCGGCGCGTTACGAGGCCGAGGGGGCGGACGAGCTGGTGTTCCTCGACATCACCGCCAGCCACGAAGGCCGCGCGATCATGCTCGACGTCGTCCGCCGCGTCGCCGAGAGCGTGTTCATGCCGTTCACCGTCGGCGGCGGGATCCGCACGCTCGACGACGCCTGCCGCCTCGTCCAAGCCGGTGCCGAGAAGGTGAGCATCAATTCGGCCGCCGTCCGCACCCCGGACCTGATCGCGGCGGTCGCCGACCGGCTCGGGAGCTGTGCGACGGTCGTCAACATCGATCCGAAGCGGGTCCGCCGCGGCGACGGCAGCGAGGCCTGGGAGGTGTTCATCTCCGGCGGCCGCGAGCCGACCGGCCTCGACGCGGTGTCATGGGCGCGGCGCGTCGAACAGCTCGGTGCCGGGGAGATCGTCCTCACCTGCATGGACCGCGACGGCACGCGCGACGGCTACGATCTGGAGATCACCGCCGCGGTCAGCCGGGCGGTGCGGATCCCGGTCGTCGCCAGCGGCGGCGCCGGCGCCCCCGAGCACCTCGCTGCGGCGGTGACCGAGGGAGGGGCGGATGCGGCGCTGGCCGCTGGAATCTTCCATTTCGGGCAGTGTACGATCCGGGACGTCAAGGAACTGTTCCTGGCCCGGGGGATTCCCGTCCGTCCGCCCGCCGCACCCTAG
- a CDS encoding thiazole synthase codes for MAVGPVPVVDAALADRPLRVAGLTLASRLVVGTGKYPSMASMVRCLEAAGADCVTVAVRRERLVTAAGENILEFLDPARYTLLPNTAGCYSADDAVRVARLGRELLRDLGNPGAEWVKLEVLGDPKTLLPDPVGTLEATARLVADGFAVLVYTSDDPVVARRLKAAGAASVMPAGSPIGSGQGILNPANLRICLEFLKGDDPDYPVIVDAGVGTASDVAAAMELGVDGVLLNTAIALAAEPERMAHAMRAACFAGRQAFLAGRIPRRLYASASSPVEGVIGTPRRAE; via the coding sequence ATGGCCGTCGGCCCCGTGCCCGTCGTCGATGCCGCGCTGGCCGACCGGCCACTCCGCGTCGCCGGCCTCACGCTTGCCAGCCGCCTCGTGGTCGGCACCGGCAAGTATCCGTCGATGGCGTCGATGGTCCGCTGCCTGGAGGCGGCCGGGGCCGATTGCGTGACGGTGGCGGTCCGCCGCGAGCGGCTCGTCACCGCCGCCGGCGAGAACATCCTCGAATTCCTCGACCCTGCCCGGTACACGCTCCTCCCCAACACCGCCGGCTGCTACAGCGCCGACGATGCCGTCCGCGTCGCGCGGCTCGGCCGCGAACTGCTCCGCGATCTCGGCAACCCCGGCGCCGAGTGGGTCAAGCTCGAGGTCCTCGGCGACCCGAAGACGTTGCTCCCCGATCCGGTCGGGACCCTCGAGGCGACCGCCCGTCTCGTCGCCGACGGGTTCGCGGTGCTCGTCTACACCAGCGACGATCCGGTGGTCGCCCGGCGCCTCAAGGCGGCCGGCGCCGCCAGCGTGATGCCCGCCGGCAGCCCGATCGGCTCGGGGCAGGGGATCCTCAATCCCGCCAACCTGCGGATCTGCCTGGAGTTCCTCAAGGGGGACGACCCCGACTACCCGGTGATCGTCGATGCCGGTGTCGGCACCGCCAGCGACGTCGCGGCCGCGATGGAGCTCGGGGTCGACGGGGTGCTCCTCAACACCGCCATCGCGCTGGCCGCCGAGCCGGAGCGGATGGCCCACGCGATGCGCGCCGCCTGCTTCGCCGGGCGCCAGGCGTTTTTGGCCGGGCGAATCCCCCGGCGCCTCTACGCCTCGGCCTCGAGCCCCGTCGAAGGGGTGATCGGCACTCCGCGGCGCGCGGAGTGA
- a CDS encoding universal stress protein, whose translation MPQRTILFATDFSTASDAALHHAEALARQAGARLLIVHVEEPPLAYGGGELYYGIPEPDSARIQAMLEAVKPAAPDVPFTHRMGIGDPAAEIVRIAGDEGVELIVIGTHGRTGMLRLLMGSVAEAVVRRAPCPVMVYRAPVPATVPA comes from the coding sequence ATGCCCCAGCGCACGATCCTGTTCGCCACCGATTTTTCCACCGCCAGCGACGCGGCGCTGCACCACGCCGAGGCCCTGGCCCGCCAGGCGGGTGCGCGCTTGCTCATCGTCCACGTCGAGGAGCCGCCGCTCGCCTACGGGGGGGGCGAGCTCTATTACGGGATCCCCGAGCCCGATTCGGCGCGGATCCAGGCGATGCTCGAGGCCGTCAAGCCCGCCGCGCCCGACGTCCCCTTCACGCACCGGATGGGGATCGGCGATCCGGCGGCGGAAATCGTCAGGATCGCCGGTGACGAGGGGGTCGAATTGATCGTCATCGGCACCCATGGCCGAACCGGCATGCTGCGCCTCCTGATGGGAAGCGTCGCCGAGGCGGTCGTCCGCCGCGCACCCTGCCCGGTGATGGTCTACCGGGCACCCGTGCCGGCCACGGTGCCGGCCTGA
- a CDS encoding WD40 repeat domain-containing protein: MRRATRIPVWLSAGCALAAWGILAVLPGAAQEPAAAAPAPAPNLPAFTRWIIAADYTRDGAQLVTAGGESLLYRPGDVVVWNAADGNRIGDLAGHPTAVWAVKVSKDGKLAATAGYDGLVKLWDLPARALKADLKKHKGWVRSLDFSPDGTKLATGGEDGTVVVWDTATNAEVRAITAHAAATTCLAFSPDGATLATGGGDKLVKLWNAADGAEKAKLEGHGDALWTLAWSPDGTKIVSGGADRTAKLWNTADNKELGTLAGHKDWVTSAAFLPDGSRLATASLDGVVKLWDTASRAEQYGPEAIKSSLWTVTFSPDGKSLFIGSHAGGRIVPVPEPKLVPPPPPPPPQPQWVALVPTAFTSAAGATAAIGADGVVLVTGNRAKDTYTLKAVVPAGGNLKGVRLEALADDTLPAKGPGRADNGNFVVSTFAVQFGPAGGAETPTAVKFAGAKADFEQENYAIAGTLDDKADSGWAIGGGIGANHVASYDLSTDVVVPAGSPLSISIDQQHADGTHALGKFRLHLLQEVPPPAPAPPAEAPKP; this comes from the coding sequence ATGCGTCGTGCCACCCGCATTCCCGTCTGGCTGTCGGCCGGCTGCGCCCTCGCAGCCTGGGGAATTCTCGCCGTCCTCCCCGGCGCCGCCCAGGAACCGGCCGCCGCGGCCCCCGCCCCGGCGCCGAACCTCCCGGCGTTCACCCGCTGGATCATCGCCGCCGACTACACGCGCGACGGGGCGCAGCTGGTCACCGCCGGTGGGGAGAGCCTCCTCTACCGCCCCGGCGACGTCGTCGTCTGGAATGCCGCCGACGGCAACCGGATCGGCGACCTCGCCGGCCACCCGACCGCTGTCTGGGCGGTGAAGGTGTCGAAGGACGGCAAGCTCGCGGCGACTGCCGGCTACGACGGCTTGGTCAAGCTCTGGGACCTGCCCGCGCGGGCCCTCAAGGCCGACCTCAAGAAGCACAAGGGATGGGTCCGGTCGCTCGATTTCTCCCCTGACGGCACCAAGCTGGCGACGGGTGGGGAGGATGGCACGGTCGTCGTGTGGGACACGGCCACGAACGCCGAAGTCCGGGCGATCACGGCCCATGCCGCGGCCACGACCTGCCTCGCCTTCTCCCCCGACGGGGCGACGCTGGCCACCGGCGGCGGCGACAAGCTCGTCAAACTGTGGAACGCCGCCGACGGCGCCGAGAAGGCGAAGCTCGAGGGGCACGGCGACGCCCTCTGGACGCTCGCCTGGTCGCCCGACGGCACGAAGATCGTCAGCGGCGGCGCCGACCGGACGGCGAAGCTGTGGAACACGGCCGACAACAAGGAGCTCGGCACGCTCGCCGGTCACAAGGACTGGGTCACCAGCGCCGCCTTCCTTCCCGACGGCAGCCGGCTGGCGACCGCCAGCCTCGACGGCGTCGTCAAGCTCTGGGACACCGCGTCGCGCGCGGAGCAGTATGGGCCGGAGGCGATCAAGTCGAGCCTCTGGACCGTGACCTTTTCCCCTGACGGCAAGTCGCTGTTCATCGGCAGCCACGCCGGCGGGCGAATCGTGCCGGTGCCGGAGCCGAAGCTCGTGCCCCCGCCGCCCCCCCCGCCGCCGCAGCCGCAGTGGGTGGCGCTGGTCCCGACCGCGTTCACCAGTGCGGCCGGCGCGACCGCGGCGATCGGCGCCGACGGCGTCGTGCTCGTCACCGGCAACCGTGCCAAGGACACCTACACGCTCAAGGCGGTCGTCCCCGCGGGTGGGAACCTCAAGGGTGTCAGGCTCGAGGCTCTGGCCGATGACACCCTGCCCGCGAAGGGACCGGGGCGGGCCGACAACGGGAACTTCGTCGTCAGCACGTTCGCCGTCCAATTCGGGCCCGCGGGGGGCGCGGAGACGCCGACCGCGGTCAAGTTCGCCGGCGCCAAGGCCGACTTCGAGCAGGAGAACTACGCCATCGCCGGCACGCTCGACGACAAGGCCGACAGCGGCTGGGCGATCGGCGGCGGGATCGGCGCCAATCACGTCGCCTCCTACGACCTGTCCACCGACGTGGTGGTTCCCGCCGGCAGCCCGCTGTCGATTTCGATCGACCAGCAGCACGCCGACGGCACCCACGCGCTGGGCAAGTTCCGCCTCCACCTCCTTCAGGAGGTTCCTCCGCCGGCTCCCGCGCCGCCGGCGGAGGCTCCCAAGCCCTGA
- a CDS encoding fucose isomerase, translating into MATKSRPTSAKPSRADVVLVASGDLREEANRTCWPAQRDMETALATALSRAGRKLVRGHAVSKARGHGFIGSAREGLDVFAHVDPEAPLVVAEAVWQYSNHVLPGLSTHSGPILTVANWSGQWPGLVGMLNLNGSLTKAGVPYATLWADDFASPSFARHLQAWLDRGTVHHDTSHVVPIGAVRVPPKLDQLGRQIAATLVHHKALMGVFDEGCMGMENAIIPDRLLHATGVFKERLSQSALYHETTRVNEAEGKEVFRWLEKAGMTFHFGRNDATDLSREQVLWQCRMYVATLRLADRFGCDLVGIQYQQGLKDLLPASDLVEGMLNDSKRPPVTAEGSSRILHKGRPLTHFNEVDECAGLDGLLTQRVHEALGEPVENTLHDIRWGDWDQSHSTDQWVWVFEISGAAPPAHFIGGWKGAHGYRQPPMYFRLGGSTLAGVSKPGEIVWSRIWVDGTGPAEKLCMDIGRAAVVRLPDGETRRRLDATTPQWPIMHAVTYGVSRDQMMARHKANHVQVAYATDAAAADRCALAKAAAARALGIEVAFCGTRGPGESAAVRWNG; encoded by the coding sequence ATGGCGACCAAATCCCGCCCGACGTCCGCCAAGCCGAGTCGCGCCGACGTGGTCCTCGTGGCCAGCGGCGACCTCCGTGAAGAGGCCAACCGCACCTGCTGGCCGGCCCAGCGCGACATGGAGACGGCCCTCGCCACGGCGCTGTCGCGCGCCGGACGGAAACTGGTGCGCGGCCACGCCGTCTCCAAAGCGCGCGGCCACGGCTTCATCGGCAGCGCGCGCGAGGGGCTCGACGTGTTCGCCCATGTCGATCCGGAAGCGCCGCTGGTCGTCGCCGAGGCGGTGTGGCAGTACTCGAACCACGTCCTCCCCGGGCTCTCGACCCATTCCGGCCCGATCCTCACCGTCGCCAACTGGTCGGGGCAGTGGCCGGGGCTGGTGGGGATGCTCAACCTCAACGGGTCGCTCACCAAGGCCGGCGTGCCCTACGCCACGCTGTGGGCCGACGACTTCGCCAGCCCGAGCTTCGCCCGCCACCTCCAGGCCTGGCTCGACCGGGGCACGGTCCACCACGACACCAGCCACGTCGTGCCGATCGGCGCCGTCCGCGTGCCCCCCAAGCTCGACCAGCTGGGCCGCCAGATCGCCGCCACGCTCGTCCACCACAAGGCGCTGATGGGGGTCTTCGACGAGGGCTGCATGGGAATGGAGAACGCGATCATCCCCGACCGCCTCCTCCACGCCACCGGCGTGTTCAAGGAACGCCTCAGCCAAAGCGCGCTGTACCACGAGACGACGCGTGTCAACGAGGCGGAGGGCAAGGAGGTGTTCCGCTGGCTGGAGAAGGCGGGGATGACCTTCCACTTCGGCCGCAACGACGCCACCGACCTTTCCCGCGAGCAGGTGCTGTGGCAGTGCCGGATGTACGTCGCCACGCTGCGCCTCGCCGACCGCTTCGGCTGCGACCTGGTCGGGATCCAGTACCAGCAGGGCCTCAAGGACCTGCTCCCCGCCAGCGACCTTGTCGAGGGGATGCTCAACGACTCGAAGCGCCCGCCGGTCACCGCCGAGGGGTCGAGCCGGATCCTCCACAAGGGGCGGCCGCTGACCCACTTCAACGAGGTCGACGAGTGCGCCGGCCTCGACGGCCTGCTCACGCAGCGCGTCCACGAGGCCCTCGGCGAGCCGGTCGAGAACACGCTCCACGACATCCGCTGGGGCGACTGGGACCAGTCCCACTCCACCGACCAGTGGGTCTGGGTGTTCGAGATCTCGGGCGCCGCGCCGCCGGCACACTTCATCGGCGGGTGGAAGGGAGCACATGGCTACCGGCAACCGCCGATGTACTTCCGGCTCGGCGGCAGCACGCTCGCCGGCGTGTCGAAACCGGGGGAGATCGTCTGGAGCCGGATCTGGGTCGACGGCACCGGCCCTGCCGAGAAGCTCTGCATGGACATCGGCCGGGCGGCGGTGGTCCGGCTCCCCGACGGGGAGACGCGCCGGCGCCTCGACGCCACCACGCCGCAGTGGCCGATCATGCATGCCGTGACCTACGGCGTGTCGCGCGACCAGATGATGGCACGCCACAAAGCCAACCACGTCCAGGTCGCCTACGCCACCGACGCCGCGGCGGCCGACCGCTGTGCGCTGGCCAAGGCGGCGGCGGCGCGGGCGCTGGGGATCGAGGTCGCGTTCTGCGGGACGCGCGGGCCCGGCGAGTCGGCGGCGGTCCGCTGGAACGGCTGA
- a CDS encoding PilT/PilU family type 4a pilus ATPase, translating into MATIDSATASAPAPATPSVAEIPAQPAAEAASEKPVASGGRPRLEIDRLFEALVKLMGSDLHLKVGQPPIVRVKGALQPLKAPKIEDEQMRRLCLPMLDERQRRILENDGGCDFAYTVPVDGVRWRFRVNLLHQQGAMGLVARRVNNTIPDFKGLFLPTSIERLCQLDQGMVLLAGVTGSGKSTTIGSMLNYINKNYRKHILTLEDPIEFVFTEDKCLINQREIGQDVKNFEIGMKHAVREDPDIILVGEMRDVETFKTAIHAAETGHLVFGTIHAASAPSTIGRILDLFPQEEHAAIRSAIAFNMKGIIAQKLLKSIRPGVSRVPICEVLYFDVLVRKYVLEEQEHLIADHIKKSAKDGMQDFTASLKSLIDQQLIDRNDALEIAPNREALMMALKGIGVS; encoded by the coding sequence ATGGCGACGATCGACAGTGCGACTGCGTCAGCCCCTGCACCGGCCACCCCATCCGTGGCCGAGATCCCGGCCCAGCCGGCAGCCGAGGCCGCGTCCGAGAAGCCGGTCGCCAGCGGCGGCCGCCCGCGGCTCGAGATCGACCGGCTGTTCGAGGCGCTGGTGAAGCTGATGGGTAGCGACCTCCACCTCAAGGTCGGCCAGCCACCGATCGTCCGCGTGAAGGGGGCCTTGCAGCCGCTCAAGGCGCCGAAGATCGAGGACGAGCAGATGCGGCGGCTGTGCCTGCCGATGCTCGACGAGCGCCAGCGGCGGATCCTCGAGAACGACGGCGGCTGCGACTTCGCCTACACCGTGCCGGTCGACGGCGTCCGCTGGCGGTTCCGTGTCAACCTGCTCCATCAGCAGGGGGCGATGGGGCTGGTGGCGCGGCGCGTCAACAACACGATCCCCGACTTCAAGGGGCTGTTCCTGCCGACGTCGATCGAGCGGCTCTGCCAGCTCGATCAAGGCATGGTGTTGCTCGCCGGCGTCACCGGCTCCGGCAAGAGCACCACGATCGGCTCGATGCTCAACTACATCAACAAGAACTACCGCAAGCACATCCTCACGCTCGAGGACCCGATCGAGTTCGTGTTCACCGAGGACAAGTGCCTGATCAACCAGCGCGAGATCGGCCAGGACGTCAAGAACTTCGAGATCGGGATGAAGCACGCCGTCCGCGAGGACCCCGACATCATCCTCGTCGGCGAGATGCGCGACGTGGAAACCTTCAAGACTGCGATCCACGCCGCCGAGACCGGACATTTGGTATTCGGTACGATCCACGCCGCGAGTGCCCCGAGCACGATCGGCCGGATCCTCGACCTGTTTCCACAGGAAGAGCACGCCGCGATCCGCAGCGCGATCGCCTTCAACATGAAGGGGATCATCGCCCAGAAGCTCCTCAAGAGCATCCGCCCCGGCGTCAGCCGGGTGCCGATCTGCGAGGTGCTGTACTTCGACGTGCTGGTACGGAAGTACGTCCTCGAAGAGCAGGAGCACCTGATCGCCGACCACATCAAGAAGTCAGCGAAGGACGGCATGCAGGATTTCACGGCGAGCCTCAAGTCGCTCATCGACCAGCAACTCATCGATCGCAACGACGCGCTCGAGATCGCCCCCAACCGCGAGGCGCTGATGATGGCCCTCAAGGGGATCGGTGTCTCGTGA
- the thiS gene encoding sulfur carrier protein ThiS — MSGAIEPERGPSDAAEPRGRSPADGQSVVTVNGTPRTVPAGATAHDLVVALGLAGRPLAVEIDGRVVPRARLAGCMLESGSVIEIVTLVGGG, encoded by the coding sequence ATGAGCGGTGCCATAGAGCCGGAGCGCGGCCCGTCCGACGCCGCCGAGCCACGCGGCCGATCACCTGCCGACGGCCAGTCGGTGGTGACCGTCAACGGCACGCCCCGCACCGTGCCGGCCGGGGCCACCGCCCACGACCTGGTGGTGGCGCTCGGGCTGGCCGGGCGACCGCTGGCCGTCGAGATCGACGGGCGCGTCGTGCCCCGGGCACGGCTCGCCGGCTGTATGCTGGAATCCGGCAGCGTGATCGAGATCGTGACCCTCGTCGGCGGCGGCTGA